A window from Eubalaena glacialis isolate mEubGla1 chromosome 1, mEubGla1.1.hap2.+ XY, whole genome shotgun sequence encodes these proteins:
- the EEF1B2 gene encoding elongation factor 1-beta, with protein sequence MGFGDLKSPAGLQVLNDYLADKSYIEGYVPSQADVAVFEAVSGPPPADLCHALRWYNHIKSYEKEKASLPGVKKALGKYGPANVEDTTESGATDSKDDDDIDLFGSDDEEESEEAKRLREERLAQYESKKAKKPTLVAKSSILLDVKPWDDETDMAKLEECVRSVQADGLVWGCSKLVPVGYGIKKLQIQCVVEDDKVGTDMLEEQITAFDEYVQSMDVAAFNKI encoded by the exons ATGGGTTTTGGAGACCTGAAAAGCCCCGCCGGCCTCCAGGTGCTCAACGACTACTTGGCGGACAAGAGCTACATCGAAGG GTATGTGCCGTCACAAGCAGATGTGGCAGTATTTGAAGCAGTCTCCGGCCCACCACCTGCCGACTTGTGTCATGCCCTACGTTGGTATAATCACATCAAATCTTACGAAAAGGAAAAGGCCAG ccTGCCAGGAGTGAAGAAAGCTTTGGGCAAGTATGGCCCTGCTAACGTGGAAGACACCACAGAAAGTGGAGCTacagatagtaaagatgatgatgACATTGATCTCTTTGGATCTGATGATGAGGAG gAAAGTGAAGAAGCCAAGAGGCTAAGAGAAGAACGCCTTGCACAGTATGAGTCAAAGAAAGCCAAAA AACCAACACTTGTTGCCAAGTCTTCCATCTTATTAGACGTGAAACCTTGGGATGATGAGACAGATATGGCAAAACTAGAGGAGTGCGTCAGAAGCGTTCAAGCAGACGGCTTAGTCTGGGGCTGTT CTAAACTAGTTCCGGTGGGGTATGGaattaaaaaacttcaaatacagTGTGTAGTTGAAGACGATAAAGTTGGAACGGATATGCTGGAGGAGCAGATCACTGCTTTTGACGAGTATGTGCAGTCTATGGACGTGGCTGCGTTCAACAAGATCTAA